In Vidua chalybeata isolate OUT-0048 chromosome 9, bVidCha1 merged haplotype, whole genome shotgun sequence, a genomic segment contains:
- the BARHL2 gene encoding barH-like 2 homeobox protein isoform X1 — MEGPSGSSFGIDTILSGGSTGSPGVMNGDFRSHGDGRPADFRSQATPSPCSEIDTVGTAPSSPISVSMEHPEPHLGVAESLPPPPHHLHLGPHPPPPSLQPSPPQPPPPQLGSASSGPRTSTSSFLIKDILGDSKPLAACAPYSTSVPSPHHTPKQEGSAAPESFRPKLEQEDGKAKLDKRDDTQGDIKCHGTKEEGDREISSSRDSPPVRAKKPRKARTAFSDHQLNQLERSFERQKYLSVQDRMDLAAALNLTDTQVKTWYQNRRTKWKRQTAVGLELLAEAGNYSALQRMFPSPYFYHPSLLGSMDSTTAAAAAAAMYSSMYRTPPAPHPQLQRPLVPRVLIHGLGPGGQPALNPLANPMPGTPHPR, encoded by the exons ATGGAGGGGCCGAGCGGGTCCAGCTTCGGGATAGATACGATCCTGTCGGGTGGCAGCACCGGCAGCCCCGGAGTCATGAACGGAGATTTTCGCTCCCACGGCGACGGCCGGCCGGCGGACTTTAGGAGCCAGGCCACGCCGTCCCCCTGCTCGGAAATCGACACGGTGGGGACGGCGCCCTCATCGCCCATCTCGGTGAGCATGGAGCACCCCGAGCCGCACCTGGGGGTGGCGGAAagcctcccgccgccgccgcaccACCTCCACCTCGGCCCACACCCGCCGCCGCCGAGTTTGCAGCCGTCGCCCCCGCAGCCACCGCCGCCACAGCTGGGCTCGGCCAGCTCCGGCCCCAGGACTTCCacctcttcttttttaattaaggaCATTTTGGGCGACAGCAAACCGCTAGCGGCGTGTGCACCTTACAGTACCAGCGTCCCCTCTCCCCACCATACTCCCAAGCAGGAGGGCAGCGCGGCTCCGGAGAGCTTCAGGCCCAAACTCGAGCAGGAGGACGGTAAAGCCAAGCTCGACAAACGCGACGACACGCAGGGGGACATCAAATGCCACG GGACAAAGGAGGAGGGCGATCGGGAGATCAGCAGCAGCCGGGACAGCCCGCCAGTGCGGGCCAAGAAGCCTCGGAAGGCACGAACAGCCTTCTCCGACCACCAACTCAACCAGCTGGAGCGCAGCTTCGAGCGGCAGAAGTACCTGAGCGTGCAGGACCGCATGGACTTGGCCGCCGCCCTCAACCTCACCGACACGCAGGTCAAAACCTGGTACCAGAACCGGAG GACGAAGTGGAAGCGACAGACGGCGGtgggcctggagctgctggccgAGGCCGGGAACTACTCAGCGCTGCAGCGGATGTTCCCCTCACCCTATTTCTATCACCCCAGCCTGCTGGGCAGCATGGACAGCACGACGGCAGCTGCGGCGGCCGCAGCCATGTACAGCAGCATGTACCGGACTCCCCCCGCGCcgcacccccagctccagcgGCCGCTGGTGCCGCGGGTGCTGATCCACGGGCTGGGGCCCGGCGGGCAGCCGGCCCTCAACCCCCTGGCCAACCCCATGCCCGGCACCCCGCACCCTCGGTGA
- the BARHL2 gene encoding barH-like 2 homeobox protein isoform X2 — MEGPSGSSFGIDTILSGGSTGSPGVMNGDFRSHGDGRPADFRSQATPSPCSEIDTVGTAPSSPISDILGDSKPLAACAPYSTSVPSPHHTPKQEGSAAPESFRPKLEQEDGKAKLDKRDDTQGDIKCHGTKEEGDREISSSRDSPPVRAKKPRKARTAFSDHQLNQLERSFERQKYLSVQDRMDLAAALNLTDTQVKTWYQNRRTKWKRQTAVGLELLAEAGNYSALQRMFPSPYFYHPSLLGSMDSTTAAAAAAAMYSSMYRTPPAPHPQLQRPLVPRVLIHGLGPGGQPALNPLANPMPGTPHPR, encoded by the exons ATGGAGGGGCCGAGCGGGTCCAGCTTCGGGATAGATACGATCCTGTCGGGTGGCAGCACCGGCAGCCCCGGAGTCATGAACGGAGATTTTCGCTCCCACGGCGACGGCCGGCCGGCGGACTTTAGGAGCCAGGCCACGCCGTCCCCCTGCTCGGAAATCGACACGGTGGGGACGGCGCCCTCATCGCCCATCTCG gaCATTTTGGGCGACAGCAAACCGCTAGCGGCGTGTGCACCTTACAGTACCAGCGTCCCCTCTCCCCACCATACTCCCAAGCAGGAGGGCAGCGCGGCTCCGGAGAGCTTCAGGCCCAAACTCGAGCAGGAGGACGGTAAAGCCAAGCTCGACAAACGCGACGACACGCAGGGGGACATCAAATGCCACG GGACAAAGGAGGAGGGCGATCGGGAGATCAGCAGCAGCCGGGACAGCCCGCCAGTGCGGGCCAAGAAGCCTCGGAAGGCACGAACAGCCTTCTCCGACCACCAACTCAACCAGCTGGAGCGCAGCTTCGAGCGGCAGAAGTACCTGAGCGTGCAGGACCGCATGGACTTGGCCGCCGCCCTCAACCTCACCGACACGCAGGTCAAAACCTGGTACCAGAACCGGAG GACGAAGTGGAAGCGACAGACGGCGGtgggcctggagctgctggccgAGGCCGGGAACTACTCAGCGCTGCAGCGGATGTTCCCCTCACCCTATTTCTATCACCCCAGCCTGCTGGGCAGCATGGACAGCACGACGGCAGCTGCGGCGGCCGCAGCCATGTACAGCAGCATGTACCGGACTCCCCCCGCGCcgcacccccagctccagcgGCCGCTGGTGCCGCGGGTGCTGATCCACGGGCTGGGGCCCGGCGGGCAGCCGGCCCTCAACCCCCTGGCCAACCCCATGCCCGGCACCCCGCACCCTCGGTGA